In Streptomyces nodosus, one DNA window encodes the following:
- the deoC gene encoding deoxyribose-phosphate aldolase, producing MPTTASSPRLPASLGEQGGAPAHPLSDVASSDSTLRRFLHGLPGVDAVGLEARAASLGTRSIKTTAKAYAIDLAISMVDLTTLEGADTPGKVRSLGAKAAHPDPTDRTAPTTAAVCVYPDMVAVAKEAVAGSGVKVASVATAFPAGRAALEVKLGDVREAVAAGADEIDMVIDRGAFLSGRYMKVYEEIVAVKEACGQRARLKVIFETGELSTYDNIRRASWLGMLAGADFIKTSTGKVAVNATPANTLLMLEAVRDFRAQTGIQIGVKPAGGIRTSKDAVKFLVLVNETAGEDWLDNHWFRFGASSLLNDLLMQRQKLATGRYSGPDYVTVD from the coding sequence ATGCCCACCACTGCATCCTCTCCCAGGCTCCCGGCTTCGCTCGGCGAGCAGGGTGGCGCCCCCGCGCACCCGCTCTCGGACGTCGCCTCGTCGGACAGCACGCTGCGCCGCTTCCTCCACGGGCTGCCCGGCGTCGACGCGGTCGGCCTGGAGGCGCGCGCCGCCTCCCTCGGCACCCGTTCCATCAAGACCACCGCGAAGGCGTACGCCATCGACCTCGCCATCTCGATGGTCGATCTGACGACGCTGGAAGGCGCGGACACCCCGGGCAAGGTCCGGTCGCTCGGCGCCAAGGCGGCCCACCCCGACCCGACGGACCGCACGGCTCCCACCACCGCGGCCGTCTGCGTCTACCCCGACATGGTGGCCGTCGCCAAGGAGGCCGTCGCGGGCTCCGGGGTGAAGGTCGCCTCCGTCGCCACCGCCTTCCCTGCGGGCCGTGCCGCCCTCGAGGTGAAGCTGGGCGATGTGCGCGAGGCGGTGGCCGCGGGCGCCGACGAGATCGACATGGTCATCGACCGCGGGGCGTTCCTCTCGGGCCGGTACATGAAGGTGTACGAGGAGATCGTCGCCGTCAAGGAGGCCTGTGGGCAGCGGGCCCGGCTGAAGGTCATCTTCGAGACCGGTGAGCTGTCGACGTACGACAACATCCGGCGCGCGAGCTGGCTCGGCATGCTGGCCGGCGCCGACTTCATCAAGACCTCCACCGGCAAGGTCGCCGTCAACGCCACGCCCGCGAACACCCTGCTCATGCTGGAGGCCGTCCGCGACTTCCGCGCCCAGACCGGCATCCAGATCGGTGTGAAGCCGGCGGGCGGCATCCGCACCTCCAAGGACGCCGTCAAGTTCCTGGTCCTGGTCAACGAGACCGCCGGCGAGGACTGGCTGGACAACCACTGGTTCCGCTTCGGCGCCTCCTCGCTCCTGAACGATCTGCTGATGCAGCGCCAGAAGCTGGCCACCGGCCGCTACTCCGGTCCCGACTATGTGACGGTGGACTGA
- a CDS encoding PH domain-containing protein gives MTTPDHQAPAPDPSAPEYQDRIYRSPAGIAAGVLLLAVVLWLGIDALVVGHGRTPWLALAGMILVIPLIVAFTLRPAVYASEERLRIRNPFRVIVLPWGSLSALRSGYSNEAVATGGTRYQLWALPVSLRARNKAARQQSRSQGQEGRGAAGGSPTAAPAGPVRARTDQTMDELRELSQRHQKSERAQGEPSVRWAYEVLGPAAAGAVLLVILVALG, from the coding sequence ATGACGACCCCGGACCACCAGGCGCCCGCGCCGGACCCCTCGGCCCCCGAGTACCAGGACCGCATCTACCGGTCGCCCGCCGGGATCGCGGCCGGTGTGCTGCTGCTGGCCGTGGTGCTCTGGCTCGGTATCGACGCGCTGGTCGTCGGGCACGGCCGCACGCCCTGGCTGGCGCTCGCCGGGATGATCCTGGTGATCCCGCTCATCGTCGCCTTCACCCTGCGCCCGGCCGTGTACGCGAGCGAGGAGCGGCTGCGCATCCGCAACCCGTTCCGGGTGATCGTGCTGCCCTGGGGCTCGCTCTCCGCGCTGCGCTCCGGCTACTCCAACGAGGCCGTCGCCACCGGCGGCACCAGGTACCAGCTGTGGGCGCTGCCCGTGTCCCTGCGCGCGCGCAACAAGGCGGCCCGGCAGCAGTCCCGTTCCCAGGGCCAGGAGGGCCGCGGTGCGGCGGGCGGCTCGCCGACGGCGGCCCCGGCCGGGCCGGTGCGCGCCAGGACCGACCAGACCATGGACGAGCTGCGCGAGCTGTCCCAGCGCCACCAGAAGTCCGAGCGCGCCCAGGGCGAGCCGAGCGTGCGCTGGGCGTACGAGGTGCTCGGACCGGCGGCGGCCGGCGCGGTGCTGCTGGTGATCCTGGTGGCGCTGGGCTGA
- a CDS encoding PIN domain-containing protein codes for MTVREEAHRLLDALPEDRLSEAARAADPVERYAGLPLGTADAFVVAVAEKFRAGGIATLDRRHFGMVRPAHVTAFTLLP; via the coding sequence ATGACGGTTCGCGAGGAAGCGCACCGCCTGCTGGACGCCCTGCCCGAGGACCGGCTGTCCGAAGCCGCGCGGGCCGCCGATCCGGTGGAACGGTACGCGGGTCTTCCCCTGGGAACAGCGGACGCCTTCGTCGTGGCCGTGGCGGAGAAGTTCCGTGCGGGCGGCATCGCGACGCTGGACCGCCGCCATTTCGGCATGGTCCGCCCCGCGCACGTGACTGCCTTCACCCTGCTTCCGTAG
- the pstC gene encoding phosphate ABC transporter permease subunit PstC — MPFKKRQPSLASAESGAPAADLPRRLYADPGLPDRVFRAVARGGGGAVLAVMLLVGGFLLYRAWLAFDRAGWSFLTTAAWEPDAGHFGIAAVLTGTVLIACVAVCVAVPLATGAALYISEYASPRLRQTLISVVDLMAAVPSVVYGLWGLFLLEGKVIPTARWISTYLGWIPLFKVDGADPGDPLAPETVYTSSTFIAGLVVGMMIAPIMCSIMREVFSQAPAGEREGAYALGATRWGMIRSVVLPFGKGGMIGGTMLGLGRALGETIAVYMIISQVFAVQWHILQSGTSSVSSLIALRYGEATEVGMSALMAAGFSLFVMTLIVNFAASSIVARSRSGAASEA, encoded by the coding sequence GTGCCGTTCAAAAAGAGACAGCCCTCGCTCGCCTCCGCCGAATCCGGCGCCCCGGCCGCCGACCTCCCCCGGCGGCTGTATGCCGACCCCGGTCTGCCCGACCGTGTCTTCCGCGCCGTCGCGCGCGGCGGAGGCGGTGCGGTGCTCGCCGTCATGCTGCTGGTCGGCGGGTTCCTGCTGTACCGGGCATGGCTGGCGTTCGACCGGGCCGGCTGGTCGTTCCTGACCACGGCCGCCTGGGAGCCGGACGCGGGCCACTTCGGCATCGCGGCCGTGCTCACGGGAACGGTCCTCATCGCCTGTGTCGCCGTCTGTGTCGCGGTGCCGCTGGCGACCGGCGCCGCGCTCTACATCTCCGAGTACGCCTCGCCCCGGCTGCGCCAGACCCTGATCAGCGTCGTCGACCTGATGGCCGCCGTGCCGTCGGTGGTCTACGGACTGTGGGGCCTGTTCCTGCTGGAGGGCAAGGTCATCCCGACCGCCCGCTGGATCTCCACGTACCTCGGCTGGATCCCGCTGTTCAAGGTGGACGGCGCCGATCCGGGGGACCCGCTGGCGCCCGAGACCGTCTACACCTCCTCGACCTTCATCGCCGGGCTGGTGGTGGGCATGATGATCGCGCCCATCATGTGCTCGATCATGCGCGAGGTCTTCTCGCAGGCCCCGGCCGGTGAGCGGGAGGGCGCCTATGCGCTCGGCGCGACCCGCTGGGGCATGATCCGCAGCGTCGTCCTGCCGTTCGGGAAGGGCGGCATGATCGGCGGCACCATGCTCGGGCTCGGCCGGGCGCTCGGCGAGACCATCGCCGTCTACATGATCATCTCGCAGGTGTTCGCCGTGCAGTGGCACATCCTGCAGTCCGGCACCAGCTCGGTCTCCTCGCTGATCGCCCTGCGCTACGGCGAGGCCACCGAGGTCGGCATGTCCGCCCTGATGGCCGCCGGGTTCTCGCTCTTCGTGATGACCCTGATCGTCAACTTCGCCGCCTCGTCCATCGTCGCCCGCAGCCGCTCCGGCGCGGCCAGCGAAGCCTGA
- the pstA gene encoding phosphate ABC transporter permease PstA — protein MTLAPDRPRTTLPTRPPAGDERRRSVSGSRATDVYALLGAGAAALALTWLLFTWLLPFDGAVGFVVVAYALFLGLYALTVSFDEDGPAVVDRLAGAVVRSMGALLITVLVFVVGYTLWEGRRALPHLNFFTEDMKLAGPLEPLSTGGVLHAIAGTLIQILIALVITVPAGLVCAVFLNEVPGRFARFVRTIVEAMTALPSIVAGLFIYATVILTLGMERSGFAAALALSVMMLPIIIRAADVVIRLVPGTLREAAYAMGTSRWRTVWHVVLPTARSGLTTAVILGTARGIGETSPVLLTAGSTAEFNADPLSGPMVSLPLAAFQFVQSPEPAMIARGFGAAATLLVLVLLLFIAARVIGGRGPGQLTRRQEHRRVVASRRDAHRFASRRSATAVLGSRPSAIAGKEPRSSS, from the coding sequence ATGACCCTGGCACCCGACCGCCCCCGCACCACCCTGCCGACCAGGCCCCCGGCCGGCGACGAACGACGGCGCTCCGTCTCGGGGAGCCGCGCCACCGATGTGTACGCGCTCCTGGGCGCCGGGGCCGCCGCGCTCGCTCTGACCTGGCTGCTCTTCACATGGCTGCTGCCCTTCGACGGAGCCGTCGGCTTTGTCGTCGTCGCCTATGCGCTGTTCCTCGGTCTGTACGCGCTGACCGTCTCCTTCGACGAGGACGGGCCCGCGGTCGTGGACCGGCTCGCGGGTGCCGTGGTGCGCTCGATGGGGGCCCTGCTGATCACGGTGCTCGTCTTCGTGGTGGGCTACACGCTCTGGGAGGGCCGCAGGGCGCTGCCGCACCTGAACTTCTTCACCGAGGACATGAAGCTCGCCGGCCCGCTGGAGCCGCTGAGCACGGGCGGTGTGCTGCACGCGATCGCCGGCACCCTGATCCAGATCCTGATCGCTCTGGTCATCACCGTGCCGGCCGGACTGGTGTGCGCGGTGTTCCTCAACGAGGTCCCGGGCCGCTTCGCCCGGTTCGTGCGCACCATCGTCGAGGCGATGACCGCACTGCCGTCCATCGTGGCCGGCCTGTTCATCTACGCCACCGTCATCCTCACCCTCGGCATGGAGCGCTCCGGCTTCGCCGCCGCGCTGGCGCTGTCGGTGATGATGCTGCCGATCATCATCCGTGCCGCCGACGTGGTGATCCGGCTGGTGCCCGGCACCCTGCGCGAGGCCGCCTACGCCATGGGGACCTCCCGCTGGCGCACCGTCTGGCATGTCGTCCTGCCCACCGCCCGCTCGGGCCTGACCACGGCCGTCATCCTCGGCACGGCCCGCGGGATCGGGGAGACCTCGCCGGTCCTGCTCACCGCGGGGTCCACCGCCGAGTTCAACGCCGACCCGCTCTCCGGGCCGATGGTGTCGCTGCCGCTGGCCGCCTTCCAGTTCGTCCAGTCGCCCGAGCCCGCGATGATCGCCCGCGGCTTCGGCGCCGCCGCCACCCTGCTCGTCCTAGTGCTGCTGCTGTTCATCGCCGCCCGGGTGATCGGCGGGCGCGGCCCCGGCCAGTTGACCCGCCGTCAGGAGCACCGCCGGGTCGTCGCCTCCCGCCGCGACGCCCACCGCTTCGCGAGCCGCAGGTCCGCCACCGCGGTCCTCGGCAGCCGTCCGTCCGCCATCGCAGGCAAGGAACCGAGGAGTTCGTCGTGA
- the pstS gene encoding phosphate ABC transporter substrate-binding protein PstS, protein MRPATAFRLWATSLALLCALLAARMPTAQAATYTKITGSGSTWSSNALDQWRRNISANIGMTVNFTANGSSQGREQFRNGVVDFAVSEIPYGLTEGGVRDAPPTRGYAYMPIVAGGTAFMYNLSIGGKRVTNLRLSGEVIAKIFTGKITMWNDGAIAADNPGLTLPARRVVPVVRSDGSGTTAQFTTWMAKEQGALWNDYCGRTGRSGACGMTSYYPVLPGSSMIAKSGSLGVSGFVRQPQAEGSITYVEYSYAIKTGFPVAKMLNLHGYYVEPTASSVAVALTGATINQDKGSDNYLTQILDGVYRNTDDRTYPLSSYSYMILPTTIGGDQNPMTKDKGLSLGTFANYFLCDGQQQAEELGYSPLPKNLVEAGFDQVRRVPGAPTSEININKCRNPTFSSDGTNTLAKNAPHPKDCDRKGPTQCSDGTAGAQGQDTAVKPEARGGNGSSGGSGNGSGSGGGSGNGTGKGSGGKGTGTGGTGGAGPTSGATQDSDGDGIPDAQESAAATQGGTTIDPDTGQVISADGGTGGGDTSVVASPVGLASDRFGLRSALMALSAVLLLGVVVGPPLTARALAARARRKGEPV, encoded by the coding sequence GTGAGACCCGCAACCGCCTTCCGCCTCTGGGCGACGAGCCTCGCACTGCTGTGCGCGCTGCTCGCCGCCCGGATGCCGACCGCTCAGGCGGCGACCTACACCAAGATCACCGGCTCCGGCTCCACCTGGAGCTCCAACGCGCTCGACCAGTGGCGCCGCAACATCTCCGCGAACATCGGCATGACGGTCAACTTCACGGCCAACGGCTCCTCGCAGGGCCGTGAGCAGTTCCGCAACGGGGTCGTCGACTTCGCCGTCTCGGAGATCCCCTACGGGCTGACCGAGGGCGGCGTCCGCGACGCCCCGCCGACCCGTGGCTATGCGTACATGCCGATCGTGGCCGGCGGCACCGCCTTCATGTACAACCTCTCGATCGGCGGCAAGCGGGTCACCAATCTGCGGCTGTCCGGAGAGGTGATCGCCAAGATCTTCACCGGGAAGATCACCATGTGGAACGACGGGGCGATCGCCGCCGACAACCCCGGTCTCACCCTCCCGGCCCGCCGTGTCGTCCCGGTGGTGCGCTCCGACGGCTCCGGTACGACGGCGCAGTTCACCACCTGGATGGCCAAGGAACAGGGCGCCCTGTGGAACGACTACTGCGGGCGCACCGGCCGGAGCGGCGCCTGCGGGATGACCTCGTACTACCCGGTCCTCCCCGGCTCCTCGATGATCGCCAAGTCGGGTTCGCTGGGCGTCTCCGGCTTTGTGCGCCAGCCGCAGGCGGAGGGCTCGATCACCTACGTCGAGTACTCCTACGCCATCAAGACCGGCTTCCCGGTGGCCAAGATGCTCAACCTGCACGGCTACTACGTGGAGCCGACCGCCTCCAGCGTCGCCGTGGCCCTGACCGGCGCGACCATCAACCAGGACAAGGGCTCGGACAACTATCTGACGCAGATCCTCGACGGCGTCTACCGGAACACGGACGACCGCACCTATCCGCTCTCCAGCTACAGCTACATGATCCTGCCCACCACCATCGGCGGCGACCAGAACCCGATGACCAAGGACAAGGGGCTGTCGCTCGGCACCTTCGCCAACTACTTCCTGTGCGACGGCCAGCAGCAGGCAGAGGAACTCGGCTACTCGCCGCTGCCCAAGAACCTCGTCGAGGCGGGCTTCGACCAGGTGCGCCGGGTGCCGGGCGCGCCCACCAGCGAGATCAACATCAACAAGTGCCGCAACCCCACCTTCTCCTCGGACGGCACCAACACCCTCGCCAAGAACGCCCCGCACCCCAAGGACTGTGACCGGAAGGGCCCCACACAGTGCTCCGACGGCACCGCCGGTGCCCAGGGGCAGGACACCGCGGTGAAGCCGGAGGCACGGGGCGGCAACGGCTCCTCCGGCGGCTCGGGCAACGGCTCGGGCAGCGGCGGCGGTTCGGGCAACGGCACCGGCAAGGGCAGCGGCGGCAAGGGCACCGGCACGGGTGGCACCGGCGGCGCAGGACCGACGTCCGGCGCGACCCAGGACAGCGACGGCGACGGGATCCCGGACGCCCAGGAGTCCGCCGCCGCCACCCAGGGCGGCACGACCATCGACCCCGACACCGGCCAGGTGATCAGCGCGGACGGCGGCACCGGAGGCGGCGACACCTCCGTGGTGGCCAGTCCCGTCGGTCTCGCCTCCGACCGGTTCGGCCTGCGCAGCGCGCTGATGGCGCTGTCCGCGGTGCTGCTCCTCGGCGTGGTCGTCGGCCCGCCGCTCACCGCACGGGCCCTCGCGGCCCGCGCCCGCCGCAAGGGGGAACCGGTATGA
- a CDS encoding substrate-binding domain-containing protein, with product MNVKSRARIGAVAATTALTLGVLAAPAFADPADGSHRVLAGVGSDTTQDVVNGLSEVIGSPKTIASYNATGSATIQTRDSGCVIDRPDGSSAGIDALRASLANNDGCLDFARSSRGTADTSTSKLTWIPFAKDAVTIAVRSNSALNNNLDLSTAQLNQVFSCQLTSLNGVTLTPLLPQKNSGTRTFFLDKIGVTEAQVGSCVREMQEHNGVELTGVGDIAPYSVAQYLAQTGGVVTDRHGVTVLGKVNGVAPTAKGALNTAFPYSRDVYNVVPTAKLTDATVAATFVGASSKVCTNSGTIQDYGFGAIANCGDTSLKGER from the coding sequence GTGAACGTCAAGTCCCGTGCACGTATCGGCGCCGTCGCGGCCACCACCGCCCTCACCCTCGGCGTGCTGGCCGCCCCGGCCTTCGCCGACCCGGCCGACGGTTCCCACCGCGTGCTCGCCGGCGTGGGCTCCGACACCACGCAGGACGTCGTGAACGGCCTGAGCGAGGTCATCGGCAGCCCCAAGACCATCGCTTCCTACAACGCCACCGGCTCCGCCACCATCCAGACCCGCGACTCCGGCTGTGTCATCGACCGCCCCGACGGCTCGTCGGCCGGCATCGACGCGCTGCGCGCCTCCCTCGCCAACAACGACGGCTGCCTGGACTTCGCCCGCTCCTCGCGGGGTACCGCGGACACCTCCACGAGCAAGCTGACGTGGATCCCGTTCGCCAAGGACGCCGTGACGATCGCGGTCCGCAGCAACAGCGCCCTGAACAACAACCTGGACCTGAGCACCGCCCAGCTCAACCAGGTCTTCTCCTGCCAGCTGACCTCCCTCAACGGCGTCACCCTGACGCCGCTGCTCCCGCAGAAGAACTCCGGCACCCGCACCTTCTTCCTCGACAAGATCGGCGTCACCGAGGCCCAGGTCGGCTCGTGCGTCCGTGAGATGCAGGAGCACAACGGCGTGGAGCTCACCGGCGTCGGCGACATCGCGCCGTACTCGGTGGCCCAGTACCTCGCCCAGACCGGCGGTGTGGTGACCGACCGCCACGGCGTCACCGTCCTCGGCAAGGTCAACGGGGTCGCCCCGACCGCCAAGGGCGCCCTCAACACCGCCTTCCCCTACTCCCGTGACGTCTACAACGTCGTCCCGACCGCCAAGCTGACCGACGCCACCGTCGCGGCCACCTTCGTCGGCGCGTCCTCCAAGGTCTGCACCAACTCCGGCACGATCCAGGACTACGGCTTCGGCGCGATCGCCAACTGCGGCGACACCTCGCTCAAGGGCGAGCGCTGA
- a CDS encoding Ig-like domain repeat protein translates to MTSLARARTLPALLMCCALLLGAAAALLASASGAHADTSIGKLTLDQDGGSTDDNPFAVRVTTDAPCPADQADRVRLMVINPATGESLSLGQSPIDTYSDAPVSVELNSTLASLASRFITWFGSSTGHDGTYPLQLRCISLDDPVAPVVYFGLNIVVTGNTWEVAKAAVTTLTLTADPADEAQPGAEVTLTAHVEPADVPGEVTFTSSLGAKGSQELGTATVASGTAVLKTTALPQAQQTISATFTPADTDAYAPSTATSSYNVHPIESPPPTDTGSPTPTDTGTPTDTGTPTDSGSPTGPADLEVTDADGNPLEADPVLTPGQTVHITARGYTEDAKVEVTLADSSATFDEATADADGTVTDYPFTVPSDIADGSHVLTLAETGGHSVDFAFSTGDVGIKSPNPSQSSGLTGGSSGSGGADSGGSSGGNGTDPGPTGSMAHTGSQVAAAGLAGLALFSAGTACVLIARRKGLLAFGD, encoded by the coding sequence ATGACATCCCTCGCGCGAGCGAGAACACTTCCGGCGCTGCTGATGTGCTGCGCCCTGCTCCTCGGCGCGGCCGCGGCCCTCCTGGCCTCCGCGTCCGGCGCGCACGCCGACACCAGCATCGGCAAACTGACGCTCGATCAGGACGGCGGCAGCACGGACGACAACCCGTTCGCCGTCCGCGTCACCACGGACGCGCCCTGCCCGGCCGACCAGGCCGACCGGGTCCGGCTGATGGTGATCAACCCGGCGACCGGGGAATCGCTCTCCCTCGGCCAGTCCCCGATAGACACCTACAGCGACGCCCCCGTCTCCGTCGAGCTGAACTCCACGCTGGCCTCGCTGGCAAGCCGGTTCATCACGTGGTTCGGCAGCAGCACCGGACACGACGGCACGTACCCCTTGCAACTGCGCTGCATCAGCCTCGACGACCCCGTCGCTCCGGTGGTCTACTTCGGCCTCAACATCGTCGTCACCGGCAACACCTGGGAGGTCGCCAAGGCGGCGGTCACCACGCTGACGCTCACCGCCGACCCGGCCGACGAAGCGCAGCCGGGCGCCGAGGTCACCCTCACGGCGCACGTCGAGCCGGCGGACGTGCCGGGCGAAGTGACCTTCACCTCCTCCCTCGGCGCGAAGGGGTCCCAGGAACTCGGCACGGCGACGGTCGCATCGGGCACCGCCGTCCTGAAGACCACGGCTCTGCCGCAGGCCCAACAGACGATCTCCGCCACCTTCACCCCGGCCGACACGGACGCCTACGCGCCGTCGACCGCCACGAGCAGCTACAACGTCCACCCGATCGAGTCCCCTCCCCCCACCGACACCGGCTCCCCGACCCCCACCGACACGGGTACGCCCACCGACACGGGTACGCCGACCGACTCCGGGTCCCCGACCGGCCCGGCCGACCTGGAGGTCACCGACGCCGACGGCAACCCGCTGGAGGCCGACCCCGTTCTCACGCCCGGCCAGACGGTGCACATCACCGCCCGTGGCTACACCGAGGACGCCAAGGTCGAGGTCACCCTCGCGGACAGCAGCGCGACCTTCGACGAGGCGACCGCCGACGCCGACGGCACCGTGACCGACTACCCCTTCACGGTGCCCTCCGACATCGCCGACGGCAGCCATGTGCTGACGCTCGCCGAGACCGGCGGCCACAGCGTGGACTTCGCCTTCAGCACGGGCGACGTCGGCATCAAGTCCCCGAACCCCTCCCAGAGTTCGGGTCTGACGGGCGGCTCCTCCGGCTCCGGCGGCGCCGACTCGGGCGGCTCGTCCGGCGGCAACGGCACCGACCCCGGCCCCACCGGATCCATGGCGCACACCGGCAGCCAGGTCGCGGCGGCCGGGCTCGCCGGCCTCGCGCTCTTCAGCGCGGGCACCGCCTGTGTCCTGATCGCCCGCCGCAAGGGCCTGCTGGCCTTCGGCGACTGA
- a CDS encoding sortase: protein MTVLAPPPKAPPTAAASAARPVAPPPGRPGLALGGAMLCVLAAVLLGFAAHLTIVGHLQHARDQRTAYAELRRQLALGTAPVGQHGYDDKPIAQGDPVALLRIPALGVRQVVAEGTTSTVLESGPGHRRDTPMPGQAGTVVVMGRQWGYGGPFNALHRLPLGARVELTTGQGTSVYEITGIRHAGDELPVPPGQGQGRLTLITATGAPYTPNGVLRVDAKLVTEVQPAPPRSGGIAPSEEALAGEDDAWLPVFLWSQGLLLAALLTAWSYRVWGRWQTWICAAPVLAALGLADAGALTVLLPNLL from the coding sequence GTGACCGTGCTCGCCCCACCGCCGAAGGCGCCGCCCACCGCCGCGGCATCTGCGGCCCGCCCCGTGGCGCCGCCCCCCGGCCGCCCCGGACTCGCCCTCGGCGGCGCCATGCTCTGCGTCCTGGCCGCGGTCCTCCTGGGCTTCGCCGCCCATCTGACGATCGTCGGACACCTCCAGCACGCCCGCGACCAGCGGACCGCATACGCCGAGCTGCGCCGCCAACTCGCCCTGGGCACCGCCCCGGTGGGCCAGCACGGCTATGACGACAAGCCGATCGCCCAGGGTGACCCCGTCGCCCTGCTGCGCATCCCCGCCCTGGGGGTGAGGCAGGTCGTCGCCGAGGGCACCACCTCGACCGTGCTGGAATCGGGACCCGGGCACCGCCGGGACACCCCGATGCCCGGACAGGCGGGCACCGTCGTCGTCATGGGCCGCCAGTGGGGCTACGGGGGCCCCTTCAACGCGCTGCACCGACTGCCCCTCGGCGCCCGCGTCGAACTGACCACCGGACAGGGCACCTCCGTGTACGAGATCACGGGGATCCGGCACGCCGGGGACGAACTGCCCGTCCCGCCCGGCCAGGGACAGGGCCGGCTCACCCTGATCACCGCCACCGGAGCCCCGTACACACCGAACGGTGTCCTCCGCGTCGACGCGAAGCTGGTCACCGAGGTGCAGCCCGCCCCGCCGCGCTCCGGCGGGATCGCCCCCTCGGAAGAGGCTCTGGCGGGCGAGGACGACGCCTGGCTGCCCGTCTTCCTGTGGTCGCAGGGGCTGCTCCTCGCGGCCCTGCTCACCGCCTGGTCGTACCGCGTCTGGGGCCGCTGGCAGACCTGGATCTGCGCGGCGCCCGTCCTGGCGGCGCTGGGACTGGCCGACGCCGGTGCGCTCACCGTCCTGCTGCCGAACCTCCTCTGA
- a CDS encoding phosphate ABC transporter ATP-binding protein gives MTDMPGLIDTPGPSGPSDLVDTLVQPRVVAGANPATLRAEDISAWFGTHKVLDRVSLTMPAGRVTALIGPSGCGKSTFLRILNRMHELITSASLAGRVLLDGEDIYDRGRRITHARREIGMVFQKPNPFPAMSLYDNVLAGLKLNAIKASRDGKDDLVEECLTKAGLWKEVKDRLRQPGGALSGGQQQRLCIARSLAVRPRVLLMDEPCSALDPTSTRRIEETIAELKSEVTIVIVTHNMQQAARVSDTCAFFLASHGTPGVIVEHGETDAMFHAPRDERTADYVNGRFG, from the coding sequence ATGACCGACATGCCCGGCCTCATCGACACCCCCGGCCCCTCAGGCCCCTCCGACCTGGTGGACACCCTCGTCCAGCCGCGCGTCGTCGCCGGGGCGAATCCGGCCACCCTCCGCGCCGAGGACATCTCCGCCTGGTTCGGCACCCACAAGGTCCTCGACCGGGTCTCGCTCACCATGCCCGCGGGACGGGTCACCGCCCTCATCGGCCCCTCCGGCTGCGGCAAGTCCACCTTTCTGCGCATCCTCAACCGGATGCACGAACTGATCACCTCGGCCTCGCTCGCCGGACGGGTGCTCCTCGACGGCGAGGACATCTACGACCGGGGCCGCCGTATCACCCATGCGCGCCGTGAGATCGGCATGGTCTTCCAGAAGCCCAACCCGTTCCCCGCGATGTCCCTGTACGACAACGTCCTCGCCGGTCTCAAGCTCAACGCCATCAAGGCGAGCCGGGACGGCAAGGACGACCTCGTCGAGGAGTGCCTCACCAAGGCCGGGCTCTGGAAGGAGGTCAAGGACCGGCTTCGCCAGCCCGGCGGCGCGCTCTCCGGTGGCCAGCAGCAACGCCTGTGCATCGCACGCTCGTTGGCGGTACGACCCCGGGTCCTGCTGATGGACGAACCGTGCTCGGCGCTCGACCCCACCTCGACCCGCCGCATCGAGGAGACCATCGCCGAACTCAAGTCCGAGGTCACCATCGTGATCGTCACCCACAACATGCAGCAGGCGGCGCGTGTCTCGGACACCTGTGCGTTCTTCCTGGCCTCGCACGGGACGCCGGGCGTGATCGTGGAGCACGGCGAGACGGACGCGATGTTCCACGCCCCGCGCGACGAACGCACCGCCGACTATGTGAACGGACGGTTCGGGTGA